The following are from one region of the Haloactinomyces albus genome:
- a CDS encoding VOC family protein, producing MTMQFSAVGLVAEDMAATLAFYRLLGLDFPADADAEPHVDVLLPSGVRLMWDTAETVRSIDPTWTSPSGGHRVALAFDCGTPAAVDSAYAEITAAGHDGHHEPWDAFWGQRYATVLDPDGNPVDLFASLTT from the coding sequence ATGACGATGCAATTCAGTGCTGTGGGCCTGGTCGCCGAGGACATGGCGGCGACACTGGCGTTTTACCGACTGCTCGGTCTCGACTTCCCGGCCGATGCCGACGCCGAACCGCACGTCGACGTGCTCCTGCCGAGCGGGGTGCGGTTGATGTGGGACACCGCGGAGACGGTGCGCTCGATCGATCCCACCTGGACATCGCCGTCCGGTGGGCACCGGGTGGCGCTGGCCTTCGACTGCGGTACACCAGCCGCAGTGGACAGTGCGTACGCCGAGATCACCGCAGCGGGACACGACGGGCACCACGAGCCGTGGGATGCCTTCTGGGGCCAGCGCTACGCGACCGTGCTCGACCCCGACGGCAACCCCGTGGACCTGTTCGCCTCCCTCACGACGTGA
- a CDS encoding AraC family transcriptional regulator, giving the protein MYEERRSVIPGAVVWQATIPGSGFVLPDGCMDLIRTGGEVVVAGPDTRPHEVHGHASDRYVGLRFPPGSLPGLLGVPATELRNTHVPLTEVVRDSRTRSFVEQVAEAADPGRVLESFARSHPNVGQDPRTSAIVGLLREGAPVSTVADHVNLSERQLHRWSLQQFGYGPKTLARILRFRAALHLVESGLAGAVIAAHAGYADQAHLIRETRDLAGASFAALVTS; this is encoded by the coding sequence GTGTACGAGGAACGGCGGTCGGTGATCCCCGGTGCGGTCGTGTGGCAGGCGACGATCCCCGGCTCGGGGTTCGTGCTGCCCGACGGGTGTATGGATCTGATCCGGACGGGCGGCGAGGTCGTCGTCGCAGGCCCGGACACGCGCCCGCACGAGGTACACGGGCACGCGAGTGACCGCTACGTCGGTCTGCGCTTCCCGCCGGGTTCCCTGCCCGGTCTGCTGGGAGTTCCCGCCACCGAACTGCGCAACACCCACGTGCCGCTGACCGAGGTCGTGCGCGACAGTCGCACGAGATCGTTCGTCGAACAGGTCGCCGAAGCAGCCGATCCCGGCCGTGTGCTGGAGTCCTTCGCCCGATCGCACCCGAACGTCGGGCAGGACCCACGAACGTCGGCGATCGTCGGACTGCTCCGCGAGGGCGCGCCGGTGTCCACGGTCGCCGACCACGTGAACCTGAGTGAGAGACAGCTCCATCGCTGGAGCCTGCAACAGTTCGGGTACGGCCCGAAAACGCTGGCGCGGATTCTGCGTTTCCGGGCCGCGCTGCACCTCGTCGAATCGGGACTGGCCGGCGCGGTGATCGCCGCACACGCCGGTTACGCCGACCAGGCCCACCTGATCCGGGAAACTCGGGACCTTGCCGGGGCGAGCTTCGCGGCACTGGTCACGTCGTGA
- a CDS encoding GrpB family protein has protein sequence MEKRNIQVVDYDSCWPKRFRAERGRYCRSSGAGGAQDRARRFHGVYRALPPKPIVDINVSVSDVAEETAYPDPLQQAGDQLRVREPGHRMLRTPARDVHTHVCDIGSDWERRHLLFRDWLRHSESDRARYAAAQAGARQAGLDRYERPRGRQVPTCRRDHHTCRSLGWIRWLEVFTPGTWGFVGWGSNRSTTAVID, from the coding sequence GTGGAGAAGCGGAACATCCAGGTCGTCGACTACGATTCTTGTTGGCCGAAGCGGTTCCGGGCAGAACGAGGTCGTTATTGCCGCAGTTCTGGGGCCGGTGGCGCGCAGGATCGAGCACGTCGGTTCCACGGCGTGTACCGGGCCTTGCCGCCGAAACCCATAGTGGATATCAACGTCAGCGTGTCCGACGTGGCCGAGGAGACGGCCTACCCTGATCCACTGCAGCAGGCGGGGGACCAGCTCCGCGTACGCGAGCCAGGGCATCGCATGCTGCGCACCCCGGCGCGCGATGTCCACACCCACGTCTGCGACATCGGAAGTGACTGGGAACGTCGACACCTGCTGTTTCGGGACTGGTTGCGTCACAGCGAGTCGGACCGCGCGCGATACGCGGCGGCTCAAGCAGGAGCTCGCCAAGCGGGACTGGATCGATATGAACGCCCACGCGGACGCCAAGTCCCCACTTGTCGCAGAGATCACCACACGTGCAGAAGTCTGGGCTGGATCCGGTGGCTGGAGGTTTTCACACCAGGAACATGGGGGTTCGTCGGATGGGGCAGCAATCGATCGACGACTGCTGTGATCGACTGA
- a CDS encoding phosphotransferase, giving the protein MRTQEVHGIAAALGSHVMATRTLAGGFSHETCLLTLTDGQVVVRLGDADPAIEGTVMDMARRYVPVPQVLLTVPATDERTRPAMVLEHVAGTPLSRVLSEGEHSGTDLAELGAEVGRVVAGIGAATFDRRGFFADEALTIPAERPWSRQLPEIAVNCMAATPRARLDRATRAAWVDLCTTHAPSLVDIDHHTRLVHSDINPKNILVARTCSGWRVNALLDWEFSYSGCPYADAANMVRFGVDYPACFLDGFRAAFADQQPADLPLLEQWAYLGRVLDMFALSDLVTRPVGHPIAEQAAQQIRGWVTAGVPDSG; this is encoded by the coding sequence ATGCGGACTCAGGAGGTTCACGGCATCGCCGCCGCACTGGGAAGCCACGTGATGGCGACACGCACCTTGGCCGGCGGATTCTCGCACGAAACGTGCCTGCTCACGCTGACCGACGGCCAGGTCGTCGTCCGGCTCGGCGATGCGGACCCCGCCATTGAAGGCACGGTCATGGACATGGCCCGCCGATACGTTCCCGTCCCGCAGGTGCTACTCACCGTGCCTGCCACCGATGAGCGCACTCGACCAGCCATGGTCCTGGAACACGTGGCAGGAACACCGTTGAGTCGTGTGCTCTCCGAAGGAGAGCACAGCGGAACGGACCTGGCCGAACTCGGCGCGGAAGTGGGACGTGTCGTCGCCGGCATCGGCGCGGCGACGTTCGACCGCCGAGGCTTCTTCGCCGACGAGGCCCTCACCATCCCCGCGGAACGCCCGTGGTCACGGCAACTGCCCGAGATCGCCGTGAACTGCATGGCCGCCACTCCCCGAGCCCGTCTGGACCGGGCCACGCGAGCGGCGTGGGTGGACCTGTGCACGACCCACGCCCCTTCGCTGGTCGACATCGACCACCACACCCGCCTCGTGCATTCCGACATCAACCCCAAGAACATCCTAGTCGCGCGCACATGCAGCGGCTGGCGCGTCAACGCCCTCCTGGACTGGGAATTCAGCTATTCCGGCTGCCCTTACGCCGACGCCGCGAACATGGTCCGGTTCGGCGTCGACTACCCCGCCTGCTTCCTCGACGGCTTCCGCGCCGCCTTTGCCGATCAACAACCCGCTGACCTGCCTCTCCTCGAACAATGGGCCTACCTGGGGCGCGTTTTGGACATGTTCGCGCTCAGCGACCTGGTCACCCGCCCCGTCGGGCATCCCATCGCGGAGCAAGCAGCGCAACAGATCCGAGGCTGGGTCACAGCAGGTGTCCCCGACTCCGGCTGA
- a CDS encoding DUF397 domain-containing protein, protein MLDTGWFKSTRSSGASDNCVEVRIAGTGIGVRDSKAPSDTFTVTPGAWRSFLDHTEHGDFDTRH, encoded by the coding sequence ATGTTGGACACCGGTTGGTTCAAGAGCACACGGAGTTCCGGTGCTAGCGACAACTGCGTGGAGGTCCGGATCGCAGGCACGGGTATCGGGGTCCGTGACTCCAAGGCTCCGAGCGACACCTTCACCGTCACCCCAGGTGCATGGCGTTCTTTCCTCGACCACACCGAGCACGGCGACTTCGACACACGACACTGA
- a CDS encoding GuaB1 family IMP dehydrogenase-related protein — protein sequence MQFLNGQQPTTDLTYDDVFLAPRRSGVESRFDVDLSTTDGSGTTLPIVVANMTAVAGRRMAETVARRGGLVVLPQDVAPEAVTEIVSWVKSRHPVWDTPLVLHEGDAVADAINLLHKRAHGAVVIVDDANHPLGIVDEAACTGVDRFARVGEVADREPVVLALETKPREVFESLHRQAKNAALAVDAEGRLAGIMTRRGALRTEIYTPALDNDGALRVAAAVGVSGDVAAKASALLEAGVDTLVADTAHGHQEKMISALHAIRSVSPSVPIVAGNVVTAEGVRDLAEAGADIIKVGVGPGAMCTTRMMTGVGRPQFSAVAECAAAAKVLGKHVWADGGIRHPRDVALALAAGAASVMVGSWFAGTYESPGDLQRDEHGRAYKESFGMASKRAVGARTRTDSAFDQARKALFEEGISSSQMRLDPQNPGVEDLLDQISSGLRSSCTYAGARTLAEYHERALVGIQSAAGFAEGRPLPAGW from the coding sequence GTGCAGTTCTTGAACGGGCAGCAGCCCACCACCGACCTGACCTACGACGACGTCTTTCTCGCGCCCCGGCGCTCCGGCGTCGAGTCCCGCTTCGACGTGGACCTGTCCACCACCGATGGTTCGGGTACGACGCTGCCGATCGTGGTCGCCAACATGACCGCCGTGGCCGGTCGCCGGATGGCCGAGACCGTCGCGCGCCGGGGTGGCCTCGTGGTACTGCCGCAGGATGTCGCTCCCGAGGCCGTCACCGAGATCGTCTCCTGGGTCAAGTCCCGTCATCCCGTCTGGGACACCCCGCTGGTGCTGCACGAGGGCGACGCGGTGGCCGACGCGATCAACCTCCTGCACAAGCGTGCGCACGGTGCCGTGGTGATCGTCGACGACGCCAATCATCCGCTGGGCATCGTGGACGAGGCGGCGTGCACGGGTGTGGATCGGTTCGCCCGCGTCGGTGAGGTGGCCGACCGCGAGCCGGTCGTGCTGGCACTGGAGACCAAGCCGCGCGAGGTTTTCGAGAGCCTGCATCGCCAGGCCAAGAACGCTGCTCTCGCGGTCGACGCCGAGGGGCGGCTCGCCGGGATCATGACCCGGCGGGGCGCACTGCGTACCGAGATCTACACGCCTGCTCTGGACAACGACGGCGCCCTTCGGGTCGCCGCCGCGGTGGGCGTCAGCGGTGATGTCGCGGCGAAGGCCTCGGCCCTGCTGGAAGCGGGTGTCGACACGCTGGTCGCCGACACCGCACACGGCCACCAGGAAAAGATGATCTCCGCGCTGCACGCCATCCGCTCGGTGAGCCCGAGCGTCCCGATCGTGGCGGGCAACGTCGTCACCGCCGAGGGAGTGCGCGATCTCGCCGAGGCCGGAGCCGACATCATCAAGGTGGGTGTCGGGCCCGGCGCGATGTGCACCACGCGCATGATGACCGGCGTGGGCAGGCCGCAGTTCTCCGCCGTCGCCGAGTGCGCCGCCGCGGCCAAGGTGCTCGGCAAGCACGTCTGGGCCGACGGCGGCATCCGGCACCCGCGTGACGTCGCGCTGGCGCTGGCGGCCGGGGCGGCCTCGGTGATGGTGGGTTCCTGGTTCGCGGGCACCTACGAGTCGCCGGGGGACCTGCAACGCGATGAGCACGGCCGCGCCTACAAGGAGTCCTTCGGGATGGCTTCCAAGCGCGCCGTCGGTGCCCGCACCCGCACCGACAGTGCGTTCGACCAGGCACGCAAAGCCCTGTTCGAGGAGGGCATCTCCAGCTCGCAAATGCGGCTGGATCCGCAGAACCCCGGGGTCGAGGACCTGCTCGACCAGATCAGTTCCGGGCTGCGCTCCTCCTGCACCTACGCGGGGGCTCGCACGCTGGCGGAGTACCACGAGCGTGCACTGGTCGGCATCCAGTCCGCCGCGGGATTCGCCGAGGGCCGCCCACTGCCCGCAGGCTGGTGA
- a CDS encoding DUF4288 domain-containing protein: protein MSNPGTGSDPRGLGDESESVEPNTVDLPDELVGEEQRSINIGPGTIDPREYRPSAFASTEAESYMAVLVIESSSDAADYEPLYEESFVLLTAHSDEEALEKAREYGKQHEISYEDENHQLVTWKLKHVLEVKQLEDATFDDGSELYSRFFRNYSGYHSFEPQLGGEEP, encoded by the coding sequence ATGAGCAATCCCGGCACCGGGTCGGACCCTCGCGGCCTCGGCGATGAGTCGGAGTCCGTCGAGCCGAACACCGTCGACCTGCCCGACGAACTCGTCGGCGAAGAGCAGCGCTCGATCAACATCGGTCCGGGCACGATCGATCCACGCGAGTATCGCCCCAGCGCGTTCGCAAGCACCGAAGCCGAGTCCTACATGGCCGTGCTGGTGATCGAGTCCTCCTCGGATGCCGCCGACTACGAACCGCTCTACGAGGAATCGTTCGTGCTGCTCACCGCGCATTCCGATGAAGAGGCCCTGGAGAAGGCCCGCGAGTACGGCAAGCAGCACGAAATCAGCTACGAGGACGAGAACCACCAGCTCGTGACGTGGAAGCTCAAGCACGTGCTGGAGGTCAAGCAGCTCGAGGACGCCACCTTCGACGACGGTTCCGAGCTCTACAGCCGGTTCTTCCGCAACTACTCCGGCTATCACTCCTTCGAGCCCCAGCTCGGCGGCGAGGAGCCGTAG
- a CDS encoding class II fumarate hydratase produces MTEQDYRIEHDTMGEVKVPAKALYRAQTQRAVENFPISGRGLERAQIRALGLLKAAAARVNGKLGVLDADLAEAVAGAADEVAEGRHDEHFPIDVFQTGSGTSSNMNANEVIATLATRSLGRDVHPNDHVNASQSSNDTFPTTIHVAATEAVLTDTIPALEHLAEVIEGRAAEWAEVVKSGRTHLMDAVPITLGQEAGAWAAQVRFGIERLRAGLGRLGELPIGGTAVGSGLNAPESFGASVSEELARITGLPLTEARNHFEAQATQDGVVETSGNLRTVAVSLNKIANDLRWLGSGPRTGLAELALPDLQPGSSIMPGKVNPVIPEATHQVVAQVVGNDAAVAFAGSQGNFQLNVNLPVIARNVLESARLLAAVSQLLADKVFAGVQADTERAREYAEGSPSIVTPLNRYIGYEEAASVAKQALKDRKTIRDVVLERGHVESGKLTLEQLDTALDVLDMARPGR; encoded by the coding sequence ATGACCGAACAGGACTACCGGATCGAACACGACACCATGGGCGAGGTCAAGGTGCCCGCCAAGGCCCTGTACCGAGCACAGACCCAACGTGCCGTGGAGAACTTCCCCATCTCCGGCCGCGGACTGGAGCGCGCCCAGATCCGCGCTCTGGGATTGCTCAAGGCCGCCGCCGCTCGGGTGAACGGCAAGCTCGGCGTCCTCGATGCCGACCTGGCCGAGGCGGTCGCAGGCGCGGCCGACGAGGTCGCCGAGGGACGCCACGACGAGCACTTCCCGATCGACGTGTTCCAGACCGGGTCGGGAACCTCGTCGAACATGAACGCCAACGAGGTCATCGCCACCCTCGCCACTCGCTCCCTCGGGCGCGACGTGCACCCGAACGACCACGTCAACGCCTCCCAATCGTCCAACGACACCTTCCCGACGACCATCCACGTCGCTGCGACGGAGGCCGTCCTGACGGACACCATTCCGGCGCTGGAACACCTGGCAGAGGTGATCGAGGGGCGCGCAGCGGAGTGGGCCGAGGTCGTCAAGTCCGGCCGTACTCACCTGATGGACGCCGTACCCATCACCCTGGGGCAGGAAGCCGGTGCCTGGGCGGCCCAGGTGCGCTTCGGCATCGAGCGGCTGCGTGCGGGGCTGGGGCGACTGGGTGAGTTGCCGATCGGCGGTACCGCCGTGGGCTCCGGGCTCAACGCACCCGAGAGTTTCGGCGCTTCGGTCTCCGAGGAGCTGGCAAGGATCACCGGGTTGCCGCTGACCGAGGCTCGCAACCACTTCGAGGCGCAGGCCACCCAGGACGGCGTCGTGGAGACGTCCGGCAACCTGCGCACGGTCGCGGTGAGCCTGAACAAGATCGCCAACGATCTGCGCTGGCTGGGCTCGGGGCCGCGCACCGGCCTGGCCGAGCTGGCGCTGCCGGACCTGCAGCCGGGTTCGTCGATCATGCCGGGCAAGGTCAATCCGGTGATCCCGGAAGCCACGCATCAGGTCGTGGCACAGGTCGTCGGCAACGATGCGGCGGTGGCCTTCGCCGGATCGCAGGGCAACTTCCAGCTCAACGTGAACCTGCCGGTCATCGCCCGCAACGTGCTGGAGTCGGCACGCCTGCTGGCCGCCGTGTCGCAGTTGCTGGCCGACAAGGTCTTCGCCGGTGTGCAGGCCGATACCGAACGCGCTCGCGAGTACGCCGAGGGCTCGCCGTCGATCGTCACTCCACTCAACCGCTACATCGGTTACGAGGAAGCCGCCTCGGTGGCCAAGCAGGCCCTCAAGGACCGCAAGACCATCCGTGATGTGGTTCTGGAACGCGGCCACGTCGAGTCGGGGAAGCTCACCCTCGAACAGCTCGACACCGCGCTGGACGTGCTCGACATGGCCCGCCCCGGCCGGTAA
- the glpX gene encoding class II fructose-bisphosphatase — MNTSSIETPSTEAPDRNLAMELVRVTEAAAMASGRWVGRGDKNSGDGAAVDAMRKLIGTVSMRGVVVIGEGEKDEAPMLFNGEEVGNHNGPECDVAVDPIDGTTLLSKGMPNALAVLAVAERHAMFDPSAVFYMEKLAVGPEAAGLVDLSAPVAENIRRVAKAKHIDVADVTVCILDRPRHEKLTSEVREAGARIQFISDGDVAGAIAAARPDSGVDMLMGIGGTPEGIITACALKCMDGELQARLWPKDDAEREQVQQAGHDLDRVLTTSDLVGGDNVFFCATGITDGALLRGVHYRANRATTQSLMMRSKSGTVRLVEGSHKLGKLREYSDVDFDTGEAPARQGVLP; from the coding sequence ATGAACACGTCCAGCATCGAGACTCCCTCGACGGAGGCACCGGATCGCAACCTGGCGATGGAGCTGGTCCGGGTCACCGAAGCCGCGGCGATGGCATCCGGCCGCTGGGTCGGCCGCGGTGACAAGAACTCCGGAGACGGCGCGGCGGTGGATGCCATGCGCAAGCTCATCGGCACGGTGTCGATGCGCGGTGTCGTCGTCATCGGCGAAGGCGAGAAGGACGAGGCGCCGATGCTGTTCAACGGCGAAGAGGTCGGCAACCACAACGGTCCGGAATGCGACGTCGCCGTGGACCCGATCGACGGCACCACCCTGCTGAGCAAGGGAATGCCGAACGCGCTGGCCGTGCTGGCGGTCGCCGAGCGGCACGCGATGTTCGACCCCTCCGCGGTGTTCTACATGGAAAAGCTCGCCGTCGGCCCGGAGGCCGCCGGTCTCGTCGATCTGAGTGCACCGGTCGCGGAGAACATTCGGCGGGTCGCCAAGGCCAAGCACATCGACGTCGCGGACGTGACGGTCTGCATCCTCGATCGGCCCCGGCACGAGAAGCTGACCTCCGAGGTGCGCGAAGCGGGCGCGCGAATCCAGTTCATCTCCGACGGCGATGTCGCAGGGGCCATCGCAGCGGCACGGCCGGACAGCGGGGTGGACATGCTGATGGGGATCGGCGGTACTCCCGAAGGCATCATCACCGCCTGCGCGCTGAAGTGCATGGACGGTGAGCTGCAGGCCCGGCTGTGGCCCAAGGACGACGCGGAACGGGAGCAGGTCCAGCAGGCGGGCCACGACCTCGATCGGGTCCTGACCACCTCGGACCTGGTGGGCGGCGACAACGTCTTCTTCTGCGCCACCGGGATCACCGACGGCGCCCTGCTGCGGGGCGTGCACTACCGCGCCAACCGCGCCACCACACAGTCGCTCATGATGCGGTCGAAGTCCGGGACGGTCCGCCTGGTCGAGGGCTCACACAAGCTGGGCAAACTGCGCGAGTACTCCGACGTCGACTTCGACACCGGAGAAGCCCCGGCACGTCAGGGCGTACTCCCCTGA
- a CDS encoding DUF4245 domain-containing protein — MRGVAQQRNQQAEGGSPASGSTRTVRSMLLTMLPLILIVLGMAGLTGRCSFSPLGPTVQPGSAPTVDAAAELRSAARRVDFPVLEPRLPQGWRANSADVRGVGSGQRAVRVGWLTSGGHYMRLSQSTAPESELVAFETERPPRARGMVRAAGTRWVVYDSVRSEKAWVGERNGVRLLITGSGPERDFRTLARAALSAPVVTPQH; from the coding sequence ATGAGGGGCGTGGCTCAGCAGCGCAACCAGCAGGCGGAAGGTGGGAGTCCTGCCAGCGGCTCCACCCGCACCGTGCGATCGATGCTGCTCACGATGCTGCCGCTGATTCTGATCGTGCTCGGCATGGCCGGACTCACCGGCCGGTGTTCGTTCAGTCCGCTGGGACCCACCGTCCAACCCGGCTCGGCCCCCACCGTCGACGCGGCGGCGGAGCTGCGGAGTGCAGCCAGGCGGGTCGACTTTCCGGTGCTCGAGCCCCGGTTGCCGCAGGGATGGCGGGCGAACTCGGCCGATGTGCGCGGCGTCGGCTCCGGGCAGCGGGCTGTGCGGGTCGGCTGGCTGACCAGCGGGGGGCACTACATGCGCCTGTCGCAGTCCACCGCGCCGGAGTCCGAGCTGGTGGCTTTCGAGACCGAACGACCGCCACGTGCGCGGGGGATGGTCCGTGCGGCGGGGACCCGCTGGGTGGTTTACGACAGTGTGCGCTCGGAAAAGGCCTGGGTCGGCGAGCGCAACGGAGTGCGCCTGCTCATCACCGGCAGTGGTCCCGAGCGCGATTTCCGCACCCTGGCTCGAGCTGCCCTTTCGGCACCGGTCGTCACCCCGCAGCACTGA
- a CDS encoding cytotoxic translational repressor of toxin-antitoxin stability system translates to MTHSNPTRTDHERFCRTEGWQPLRDVRTGSGTRHTTYELALPDGRVLRTRISHPPERDTYGPALWKHVLDDQLRVSEAEFRACVDEGVLPDRGVPRSAAEALPPALVYLLINRVGLPESEVKALSKEQAVARVNQYWFEGD, encoded by the coding sequence GTGACACACTCGAACCCCACGCGCACCGACCACGAGCGGTTCTGTCGCACCGAAGGATGGCAGCCGCTGCGCGACGTACGGACCGGATCGGGCACTCGGCACACCACCTACGAACTCGCCCTTCCCGACGGGCGGGTCCTGCGCACGCGGATCTCCCACCCACCGGAACGCGACACGTACGGCCCCGCACTGTGGAAGCACGTCCTCGACGATCAGCTCCGGGTCTCGGAAGCGGAGTTCCGGGCGTGCGTCGACGAGGGTGTACTGCCCGACCGAGGCGTGCCACGCTCGGCCGCCGAAGCGCTCCCGCCCGCGCTGGTCTACCTGCTCATCAACCGTGTCGGACTCCCCGAGAGCGAGGTCAAGGCACTGAGCAAGGAGCAGGCGGTGGCCCGGGTCAACCAGTACTGGTTCGAGGGGGACTGA
- a CDS encoding prevent-host-death protein — translation MSAVHYDSYTDARTHLKDLLDAAEKGHVATVRRDTSTAAVIDSERLRRFLTATTTACAQAVPEADGWSLFLPGHPVAADGSSFDEAVAEMITALREYATDWQERLLDSPQHRDNWGLVQLIELSDDSQLREWLVGTPE, via the coding sequence ATGTCCGCAGTGCACTACGACAGCTACACCGACGCGCGTACGCACTTGAAGGATCTGCTCGACGCGGCCGAGAAGGGCCACGTGGCCACCGTGCGCCGGGACACCAGCACCGCAGCGGTCATCGACAGTGAACGACTGCGGCGTTTCCTCACGGCCACCACAACGGCCTGCGCCCAAGCGGTACCCGAAGCGGACGGATGGTCCCTCTTCCTGCCGGGGCATCCCGTCGCCGCGGACGGGTCCTCGTTCGACGAAGCGGTCGCGGAGATGATCACCGCCCTGCGCGAGTACGCCACCGACTGGCAGGAACGCCTGCTCGATTCACCGCAACACCGGGACAACTGGGGATTGGTGCAGTTGATCGAACTCAGCGATGACTCCCAGCTGCGCGAATGGCTGGTCGGTACTCCGGAGTGA
- a CDS encoding exodeoxyribonuclease VII small subunit, which yields MTTSEQDQPSEGFDPEAAHPEVAHLDYEQARDELAEVVRQLEAGGLSLEDSLALWERGEALAAACERHLAGARERVDRALASVETTEDE from the coding sequence GTGACCACGAGTGAACAGGACCAGCCGAGCGAGGGGTTCGATCCGGAGGCCGCGCACCCCGAGGTGGCTCACCTCGATTACGAACAGGCCCGTGACGAGCTGGCCGAGGTGGTGCGGCAACTGGAGGCGGGCGGCCTGTCCCTGGAGGATTCGCTGGCGCTGTGGGAGCGCGGTGAGGCGCTGGCTGCCGCCTGCGAACGCCATCTCGCAGGCGCACGGGAACGCGTCGATCGTGCCCTCGCCTCGGTCGAGACGACCGAGGACGAGTAA
- the xseA gene encoding exodeoxyribonuclease VII large subunit yields MSRIRNASRGESLTSPTSPEEPWPVRTVSRKIADWINRLGTIWVEGQITQISARPRAATAFLTLRDPSADVSLTLTCSSNLLREMDPPLTDGSRVVVHGKPSFYVGRGTLSLRVDEIRSVGIGELLARIERLRQLLKAEGLFDPARKRALPFLPNRIGLVTGRASAAEHDVLSNAQLRWPAVRFEVRNVAVQGSTAVPQILDALDELDRNPEVDVIVLARGGGSVEDLLAFSDETLCRAVSASGTPVVSAIGHEPDSPLLDHVADVRCSTPTGAGKRVVPDVAEETQRIHQFRDRARRALQGWVEHERRLLDSLRSRPALADPHGPLEHRAEQVGALRQRSQRAVLAELSAEQHRLATTRSRLTALGPAATLARGYAIVQRIGPHGSSVVRSVDEAAPGTRLRVRVTDGSVYAVVPHNQQDEESGGSQTAGESSAAP; encoded by the coding sequence GTGAGCAGGATCCGCAACGCGTCCCGAGGAGAGAGCCTGACTTCCCCGACGAGTCCCGAAGAACCGTGGCCGGTACGCACGGTGTCCCGCAAGATCGCCGACTGGATCAACCGGCTCGGCACGATCTGGGTGGAGGGCCAGATCACCCAGATCTCGGCGCGCCCTCGTGCGGCGACGGCTTTTCTGACACTGCGTGACCCGTCGGCCGACGTGTCGCTGACCCTGACCTGCTCGTCGAATCTGTTGCGCGAGATGGACCCGCCGCTGACCGACGGCAGCCGCGTCGTCGTGCACGGCAAGCCCTCGTTCTACGTGGGGCGCGGCACGCTGAGCCTGCGGGTCGACGAAATTCGCTCCGTCGGGATCGGTGAGCTCCTGGCGAGAATCGAGCGCCTCCGACAGCTCCTCAAGGCCGAGGGTCTGTTCGATCCCGCCCGCAAGCGCGCGCTGCCGTTCCTGCCGAACCGGATCGGATTGGTGACCGGGCGAGCCTCGGCAGCCGAGCACGACGTGCTCAGCAATGCGCAACTGCGCTGGCCCGCCGTGCGTTTCGAGGTACGCAACGTTGCCGTACAGGGGTCCACTGCCGTCCCCCAGATCCTGGACGCGCTCGACGAGCTGGATCGCAACCCCGAGGTCGACGTCATCGTGCTGGCGCGCGGCGGCGGCAGTGTCGAGGATCTGCTGGCATTCTCCGACGAGACGCTGTGCCGAGCGGTATCGGCCAGCGGCACACCGGTCGTGAGCGCGATCGGGCACGAACCCGACTCCCCGCTGCTCGATCACGTCGCCGATGTCCGCTGCTCCACTCCCACCGGTGCGGGCAAGCGGGTGGTCCCCGACGTGGCCGAGGAAACCCAGCGGATCCACCAGTTCCGTGATCGGGCACGGCGGGCACTGCAGGGATGGGTGGAACACGAGCGTCGACTGCTCGATTCGTTGCGAAGCAGGCCCGCCCTGGCCGATCCGCACGGGCCGCTGGAGCACCGGGCCGAACAGGTCGGCGCGCTCCGGCAACGATCCCAGCGGGCGGTGCTCGCGGAACTCAGTGCCGAACAACACCGACTCGCCACCACTCGATCACGCTTGACCGCGCTCGGTCCTGCGGCCACTCTTGCTCGGGGGTACGCGATCGTGCAACGCATCGGGCCGCACGGTTCCTCGGTGGTGCGGTCGGTGGACGAGGCCGCGCCGGGAACCCGGTTGCGCGTGCGTGTCACCGACGGTTCGGTGTACGCGGTCGTGCCGCACAACCAACAGGACGAGGAGTCGGGCGGATCACAGACCGCCGGAGAATCTTCCGCGGCCCCCTAA